In one window of Haloimpatiens sp. FM7315 DNA:
- the fabG gene encoding 3-oxoacyl-[acyl-carrier-protein] reductase, translating to MNRVLKNKTAIVTGASRGIGRAIALKLADKGYNVVINYRSSREKAEELLKEIEAKGVKALALEGDVSKFEEAEGLINTAFEAMGSIDILVNNAGITRDGLVLRMKEEDFDKVIEVNLKGAFNCIKHVSKVMMKQRSGRIVNISSVIGLVGNAGQINYAAAKAGIIGMTKAAAKEFSSRGITVNAVAPGFIETDMTEVLSPKVKEAAINAVPLKRMGKPLDVANAVAFLVGEESSYITGQIINVDGGMVM from the coding sequence GTGAATAGAGTGTTAAAAAACAAAACAGCTATAGTTACTGGTGCTAGCAGAGGAATAGGTAGAGCAATAGCCTTAAAACTTGCAGATAAAGGCTATAATGTGGTTATAAATTACAGAAGTAGTAGAGAAAAAGCAGAAGAGCTATTAAAGGAAATAGAGGCTAAAGGAGTTAAAGCTTTGGCACTAGAGGGCGATGTAAGTAAGTTTGAAGAGGCAGAAGGACTTATAAATACGGCTTTTGAGGCTATGGGATCTATAGATATATTAGTAAATAATGCAGGTATAACGAGAGATGGATTGGTTTTAAGAATGAAGGAAGAAGACTTTGATAAGGTAATAGAAGTAAATTTAAAAGGTGCCTTTAACTGCATTAAACATGTAAGTAAAGTTATGATGAAACAAAGAAGCGGTAGAATAGTTAACATTTCATCAGTAATAGGACTTGTTGGAAATGCAGGACAAATAAACTATGCAGCTGCAAAAGCTGGAATAATAGGAATGACAAAAGCAGCAGCTAAGGAATTTTCTTCAAGAGGAATAACAGTTAACGCGGTAGCACCAGGATTTATTGAAACGGATATGACTGAAGTTCTTTCTCCAAAGGTTAAGGAAGCTGCAATAAATGCTGTTCCACTTAAAAGAATGGGGAAACCTTTGGATGTAGCAAATGCTGTAGCCTTTTTAGTAGGGGAAGAATCTTCCTATATAACAGGACAAATTATAAATGTAGACGGTGGAATGGTTATGTAA
- the fabF gene encoding beta-ketoacyl-ACP synthase II, with the protein MKKRVVITGLGAVTPVGNDVDKFWSNIKNGVCGIDFIKSFDASNQKSKVAAEVKDFDPNLYMDKRDARRMDRYSQFAMAASTEAIKDSGLNLEEIDRERLGVLVGSGVGGIITVEKEHVKLLEKGPGRVSPFMIPMLIGNMAAGNIAIKFGAKGPCTTVVTACATGTNAIGDAYRLIEDGYADIMIAGGSEGSITPLTVAGFASLTALTKSEDPKRASIPFDKERDGFVIGEGAGIVILESLDHAKKRGANIYGEMKGYAMTCDAYHITSPDPKGEGAARAMELAIKDAGITKSDISYINAHGTSTLYNDKFETEAIKRVFGEDSYKIPVSSTKSMTGHLLGAAGAIEAIVCVKALEQGFIPPTIGYKVKDEECDLDYVPNVGRSEDITYALSNSLGFGGHNATIILKKWDGR; encoded by the coding sequence ATGAAAAAAAGAGTTGTAATTACAGGGTTAGGCGCAGTTACTCCTGTTGGAAATGATGTTGATAAATTTTGGAGTAATATAAAAAATGGAGTATGCGGTATAGATTTCATAAAGTCCTTTGATGCAAGCAATCAAAAATCAAAAGTTGCTGCAGAAGTTAAAGATTTTGATCCCAATTTATATATGGACAAAAGAGATGCAAGGAGAATGGATAGATATTCTCAGTTTGCTATGGCAGCATCAACAGAGGCTATAAAAGATTCAGGACTTAATTTAGAAGAAATAGACAGGGAAAGACTTGGGGTTTTAGTAGGTTCTGGAGTAGGTGGAATAATAACTGTTGAAAAGGAACATGTGAAACTTTTAGAGAAAGGTCCAGGAAGGGTGTCACCTTTTATGATTCCAATGCTAATCGGAAATATGGCAGCTGGGAATATTGCCATTAAGTTTGGAGCAAAGGGACCTTGTACAACAGTTGTGACAGCTTGTGCAACAGGAACTAACGCTATAGGAGATGCCTATAGACTTATAGAAGATGGATATGCAGATATAATGATAGCTGGAGGAAGTGAAGGTTCTATAACACCTCTTACAGTAGCAGGATTTGCTTCTTTAACAGCTTTGACAAAAAGTGAAGATCCAAAAAGAGCATCTATTCCTTTTGACAAAGAGAGAGATGGTTTTGTAATTGGAGAAGGAGCTGGAATTGTAATATTAGAGTCCTTAGACCATGCAAAGAAGAGGGGAGCTAATATATACGGAGAAATGAAAGGTTATGCAATGACCTGCGATGCATACCACATAACATCACCTGATCCAAAGGGAGAAGGAGCTGCAAGAGCTATGGAGCTTGCAATAAAAGATGCGGGAATAACTAAAAGCGATATTTCCTATATAAACGCTCATGGAACAAGTACTTTATATAACGATAAGTTTGAAACAGAAGCTATAAAGAGAGTTTTTGGAGAGGATTCTTATAAGATTCCTGTAAGTTCTACAAAATCAATGACAGGACATTTGCTTGGAGCAGCTGGAGCAATTGAGGCTATAGTTTGTGTAAAAGCCTTAGAACAAGGCTTTATACCTCCAACTATAGGTTATAAAGTTAAAGATGAGGAATGTGATCTTGATTACGTACCTAATGTTGGTAGAAGTGAAGATATTACCTATGCATTATCAAATTCTTTAGGCTTTGGAGGACATAATGCAACTATAATATTAAAGAAATGGGATGGCAGATAA
- the accB gene encoding acetyl-CoA carboxylase biotin carboxyl carrier protein — MNYKEICDLIKTVSESKLTSFQIEIDGMHIKMGKYEDELDSCKKVIKSETKDNSLKESNETKREEITNEFMDSASLLKEKAEDKGNIIVKSPIVGTFYASPSPDKEPFITVGSRVKKGDTLCVIEAMKLMNNIEAEVDGEIVEILVENEQMVEYNEPLFVIKNN, encoded by the coding sequence ATGAATTACAAAGAAATATGTGATTTGATAAAAACTGTTAGTGAATCTAAACTTACATCTTTTCAGATAGAAATTGATGGTATGCATATTAAAATGGGTAAATATGAAGATGAATTGGATTCATGTAAAAAAGTTATAAAAAGTGAAACTAAGGATAATTCATTAAAAGAATCAAATGAAACTAAAAGGGAAGAAATTACAAACGAATTTATGGATAGTGCTTCTTTGCTAAAAGAAAAAGCGGAAGACAAGGGAAACATAATAGTTAAATCTCCAATAGTTGGAACTTTTTATGCTTCACCATCTCCAGATAAAGAGCCTTTTATTACGGTTGGTTCAAGGGTAAAAAAGGGTGATACCCTTTGTGTAATTGAAGCTATGAAATTAATGAATAACATAGAGGCTGAAGTAGATGGTGAAATAGTTGAAATTCTTGTAGAAAACGAACAAATGGTGGAGTACAATGAACCTCTTTTTGTTATAAAAAATAATTAA
- the fabZ gene encoding 3-hydroxyacyl-ACP dehydratase FabZ gives MEDTVKRTLNIKEIMEIIPHRYPFLLVDKVEELEPGIKATGYKNVTMNEYFFQGHFPKEPVMPGVLIIEALAQVGALALLSLEEYKGKIGYFGGINKARFRRKVLPGDVLKLEVEIIKRKGPMGIGKAVATVNGEKAAEAELTFAIG, from the coding sequence ATGGAAGATACAGTGAAAAGAACTCTTAATATAAAAGAAATAATGGAGATAATACCACACAGATATCCATTTTTACTTGTAGATAAAGTAGAAGAATTAGAGCCGGGAATTAAAGCTACTGGATACAAAAACGTAACAATGAATGAGTATTTTTTTCAGGGACATTTTCCAAAAGAACCTGTAATGCCAGGAGTGCTAATAATAGAAGCTTTGGCTCAGGTGGGTGCTTTAGCTCTTTTAAGTTTAGAGGAGTATAAAGGGAAAATAGGGTATTTTGGTGGCATAAATAAGGCTAGATTTAGAAGAAAAGTATTGCCAGGAGATGTTCTTAAATTAGAAGTTGAAATAATAAAAAGAAAAGGGCCTATGGGAATAGGCAAGGCAGTTGCTACAGTAAATGGAGAAAAAGCTGCTGAGGCAGAACTTACTTTTGCTATAGGTTAA
- a CDS encoding acetyl-CoA carboxylase biotin carboxylase subunit, with product MFNKILIANRGEIAVRIIRACREMGIETVAVYSEVDKNALHVQMADEAVCIGGAKSKDSYLNMQNIISATVLTGAQAIHPGFGFLSENSKFARMCSECNIVFIGPDSSIIDNMGNKSKAKEIMDKAGVPIVKGSEGAVNEEDEALKIAKAIKFPVMIKASAGGGGRGIRIVKEEKEFIDSFRSAKSEAKAAFGDDSMYVEKFIENPRHIEFQILADNYGNVIHLGERDCSIQRRNQKVLEEAPCAVMSKELRDKMGNAAINAAKAVGYKNAGTIEFLLDNHGDFYFMEMNTRIQVEHPVTEMVTGIDVIKMQLMIASGEHLTLKQEDVKIKGHSIECRINAENPKKGFAPCPGEIKYLYVPGGPGVRLDSAVYQGYVIPPNYDSMIGKLIVYGKDRKEAIMKMRRALGEFIIEGIDNNIDFQYEILNNQSFCLGDFNTGFIEKEFSK from the coding sequence GTGTTTAATAAGATATTAATTGCTAATAGGGGTGAAATTGCCGTTAGGATAATAAGAGCCTGTAGGGAAATGGGTATAGAAACCGTGGCAGTTTATTCAGAAGTGGATAAAAACGCATTACATGTTCAGATGGCTGATGAGGCGGTTTGTATTGGAGGCGCTAAATCAAAAGATAGTTATCTAAATATGCAAAATATAATAAGTGCCACAGTACTTACAGGAGCACAGGCTATACACCCTGGCTTTGGATTTTTATCTGAAAATAGTAAATTTGCACGTATGTGTAGTGAATGTAATATAGTTTTTATTGGTCCTGACTCAAGCATAATAGATAATATGGGAAATAAATCAAAGGCTAAAGAAATAATGGATAAAGCTGGAGTGCCTATCGTAAAAGGTTCTGAAGGTGCAGTTAATGAAGAAGATGAGGCTTTAAAAATAGCAAAAGCAATAAAATTTCCCGTTATGATAAAAGCATCTGCTGGAGGTGGAGGCAGGGGCATTAGAATAGTTAAAGAAGAAAAGGAGTTTATAGATTCCTTTAGAAGTGCTAAAAGTGAAGCAAAAGCTGCTTTTGGTGATGATAGTATGTATGTAGAAAAATTTATAGAAAACCCAAGACATATAGAATTTCAAATATTAGCAGACAATTACGGAAATGTAATACATTTAGGAGAAAGAGACTGTTCAATTCAAAGAAGAAACCAAAAGGTTCTAGAAGAAGCTCCTTGTGCTGTTATGAGTAAAGAGTTAAGAGATAAAATGGGAAATGCAGCTATAAATGCAGCCAAAGCTGTGGGATATAAAAATGCTGGAACTATAGAATTTTTACTAGACAACCATGGAGATTTTTATTTCATGGAAATGAATACTAGAATTCAAGTAGAGCATCCGGTTACAGAAATGGTAACAGGTATAGATGTTATAAAAATGCAGCTTATGATTGCAAGTGGAGAGCATCTTACATTGAAACAAGAGGATGTAAAAATTAAGGGCCACTCTATTGAGTGTAGAATAAATGCTGAAAATCCTAAAAAAGGGTTTGCACCATGCCCTGGAGAGATTAAATATCTTTACGTTCCAGGAGGACCTGGAGTGAGATTAGATTCTGCTGTATATCAAGGTTATGTAATTCCTCCGAATTATGATTCTATGATAGGAAAATTAATAGTTTATGGAAAAGATAGAAAAGAAGCAATAATGAAGATGAGAAGGGCCCTTGGAGAGTTTATTATAGAGGGAATAGATAATAATATAGATTTCCAATATGAAATACTAAACAACCAGAGCTTTTGTCTTGGAGATTTTAATACTGGATTCATTGAAAAAGAATTTTCAAAATAA
- the accD gene encoding acetyl-CoA carboxylase, carboxyltransferase subunit beta: protein MFRFKKLLKREKYIQIPNESLERENLNKPNIPDGMWVKCKNCGNIVYKEDVENNLKVCENCNYHFRLSSRERIDMIADSGTFVEMDKDMESKNVLNFPQYDEKLIKEKNKNEEKDAVVTGICRINGSKVVIAVMNSGFMMGSMGIVVGEKITKAIEKATENRLPIIIFTASGGARMQEGMFSLMQMAKTSAALGKHSEAGLLYVTVLTDPTTGGVTASFAMLGDIIVAEPDALVGFAGKRVIEQTIKQTLPKEFQKSEFLMSKGFVDKIVERKDLKKTLGQILRWHKGA from the coding sequence TTGTTTAGATTTAAAAAACTATTAAAGAGGGAAAAATACATACAAATTCCTAACGAAAGCCTTGAAAGAGAAAACCTAAATAAACCCAATATACCAGATGGCATGTGGGTAAAGTGTAAAAATTGTGGAAACATAGTTTATAAAGAAGATGTAGAAAATAACTTAAAAGTTTGCGAAAATTGCAATTATCATTTTAGGTTGAGTTCAAGAGAGAGAATAGATATGATTGCGGATAGTGGTACCTTTGTTGAAATGGATAAAGATATGGAGAGCAAAAATGTCTTGAATTTTCCTCAATATGATGAAAAACTAATTAAAGAAAAAAACAAAAATGAAGAAAAAGATGCTGTAGTTACGGGCATATGTAGAATTAATGGGTCCAAAGTTGTTATTGCAGTAATGAATAGTGGATTTATGATGGGTAGCATGGGCATAGTTGTTGGAGAAAAGATAACAAAAGCTATAGAAAAAGCAACTGAAAATAGACTTCCAATAATTATATTTACTGCTTCAGGTGGTGCTAGAATGCAGGAGGGCATGTTCTCTTTAATGCAGATGGCTAAAACCAGTGCAGCTCTTGGAAAACATAGCGAAGCAGGACTTTTATATGTAACAGTTCTTACAGATCCTACTACAGGTGGGGTTACGGCAAGTTTTGCTATGCTTGGAGATATTATTGTTGCAGAACCAGATGCTTTAGTGGGCTTTGCAGGTAAAAGGGTTATTGAACAAACAATAAAACAGACCCTACCAAAAGAGTTTCAAAAATCAGAGTTCCTAATGAGTAAAGGTTTTGTAGATAAGATAGTAGAGAGAAAAGATTTAAAGAAAACCCTAGGTCAAATATTAAGGTGGCATAAAGGGGCGTAG
- the hsp18 gene encoding heat shock protein Hsp18 has protein sequence MFDLVPFKRNNAMKREDYFNKFFDNFFNDDFFSSKAIMRNPFKVDVKETTSDYTIEAELPGIDKNNISIEYKNSYLTISAKKEDKVEDKTSNYVSREISYGEFKRSFYVDNVCEKEIKAEFLNGVLNVVIPKKKTESPEVTKIEIQ, from the coding sequence ATGTTTGATTTAGTACCATTTAAAAGAAATAATGCTATGAAAAGAGAGGACTATTTTAACAAGTTCTTTGACAACTTCTTTAATGATGATTTCTTTAGTTCAAAAGCAATCATGAGAAATCCATTTAAGGTTGATGTTAAGGAAACAACTTCAGACTATACTATAGAGGCGGAACTACCTGGTATAGACAAAAACAATATAAGCATTGAATATAAAAATAGTTATTTAACTATTTCTGCAAAAAAAGAAGATAAGGTTGAAGACAAAACTTCTAATTATGTAAGTAGAGAAATCTCCTATGGAGAATTTAAAAGAAGCTTTTATGTAGATAACGTATGTGAAAAAGAGATAAAGGCAGAATTTTTAAATGGAGTATTAAACGTAGTTATTCCAAAGAAAAAAACTGAAAGTCCTGAGGTTACAAAAATAGAAATTCAATAG
- a CDS encoding DUF402 domain-containing protein, with product MKRKFADKENWNRVSKKRFKLSYVNSEDFKGYISAIYIDEVTLPLVKNVLGQNLKIADKNYIWIQQFPEGKNFALTTMIDEKMQIVQWYFDICKGNKVNKKGIPYFDDLYLDIVVLPNKKLIVLDEDELEEAFLKKDISLMEYNMAKDETKRLVEELKGGKNSLINSIEKYIKYINEV from the coding sequence ATGAAAAGGAAATTTGCAGATAAAGAAAATTGGAATCGAGTATCTAAAAAAAGATTTAAGTTGTCTTATGTAAATAGTGAAGATTTTAAAGGGTATATTTCTGCAATATATATAGATGAAGTGACTTTACCATTAGTCAAAAATGTTCTAGGGCAAAACTTAAAAATTGCTGATAAAAATTATATTTGGATTCAACAATTTCCGGAAGGAAAAAACTTTGCCCTTACTACTATGATTGATGAAAAAATGCAAATTGTACAGTGGTATTTTGATATATGCAAAGGTAACAAGGTAAACAAAAAAGGAATACCTTATTTTGATGATTTGTATTTAGATATAGTAGTGCTTCCTAATAAGAAACTCATTGTTTTAGATGAAGATGAATTAGAGGAAGCCTTTTTGAAAAAGGATATTAGCTTAATGGAGTACAATATGGCAAAAGATGAAACAAAAAGGTTAGTAGAGGAACTTAAAGGTGGAAAAAATTCTTTGATTAATTCTATTGAAAAATATATTAAATATATTAATGAGGTTTAA